In a single window of the Desulfuromonas sp. TF genome:
- a CDS encoding xanthine dehydrogenase family protein subunit M, with amino-acid sequence MKPFIHINALTVDQAVAALVEYDGKARLNAGGTDLFGVLKDEFLPEYPEAIINIKTVAGLDYIIEEKGGIRIGALAKLSDLASDPLLRERYGVLAEAARAVASPQLRNVATIGGNLCQDVRCCYYRYPRHIGGPIQCARKGSGPCLAVRGDNRCHALLEGRKCFAVCPSDMAVALTALDARMLVAGPAGERRIAVREFYTPLG; translated from the coding sequence ATGAAGCCCTTCATCCATATCAACGCCCTGACCGTCGATCAGGCCGTGGCGGCCCTGGTGGAGTACGACGGAAAGGCTCGGCTCAATGCGGGCGGGACAGACCTTTTTGGTGTGCTGAAGGATGAGTTCCTCCCGGAATATCCTGAGGCGATCATCAATATCAAAACCGTCGCCGGACTCGATTACATCATCGAGGAAAAGGGGGGCATCAGGATTGGGGCGCTGGCAAAACTCTCCGACCTGGCGAGCGACCCCCTACTCAGAGAACGTTACGGCGTTCTCGCCGAGGCGGCCCGTGCCGTGGCCAGCCCACAGCTCCGCAATGTGGCCACTATCGGCGGCAACCTCTGTCAGGATGTGCGCTGTTGCTATTACCGCTACCCACGGCATATCGGCGGCCCCATTCAGTGTGCACGCAAGGGCAGCGGGCCTTGCCTTGCCGTGCGGGGTGACAACCGCTGTCACGCCCTCCTGGAGGGACGGAAATGTTTCGCCGTCTGCCCTTCGGATATGGCTGTCGCCTTGACGGCCCTCGATGCGCGGATGCTCGTGGCCGGTCCGGCCGGTGAACGGCGGATCGCGGTCAGGGAGTTCTACACCCCGCTGGGCA